A genomic region of Papaver somniferum cultivar HN1 chromosome 7, ASM357369v1, whole genome shotgun sequence contains the following coding sequences:
- the LOC113298408 gene encoding ultraviolet-B receptor UVR8-like translates to MSPALSSLHQTSVHMASENPIVLSWGAGEDGQLGIGENEEKEWVCSIKALQSEKVSSVVGGSRNSLAICEDGKLFTWGWNQRGTLGHPPETKTENTPTQVKALANVKIVQAAIGGWHCLAVDDQGRAYAWGGNEYGQCGEEPEKKDDSGRALRRDIVIPQRCAPKLKVRQVAAGGTHSVVLTQEGHVWTWGQPWPPGDIKQISTPVRVQGLEKVRLIAVGAFHNLALLEEGVLWAWGNNEYGQLGTGDTQPRSQPIPVQGLSDLTLVDIAAGGWHSTALTAEGEVYGWGRGEHGRLGFGDDKSSKMVPQRVQLLVGEHIIQVSCGGTHSVALTRDGRMFTFGRGDHGRLGYGRKVTTGHPMEVPINLSKSKDVPSGSDDDDTLGQRWYAKFVACGGRHTLAIAVLQPDEELAEEET, encoded by the exons ATGTCTCCAGCACTATCTTCTCTTCATCAGACTTCAGTTCACATGGCTTCGGAAAACCCCATTGTCTTATCATG GGGTGCAGGAGAAGATGGACAGTTAGGTATTGGAGAGAATgaagagaaagaatgggtttgcTCTATCAAAGCTCTTCAATCTGAGAAAGTTTCTTCAGTTGTTGGTGGAAGTAGAAACTCACTTGCTATATGTGAAGATGGAAAG TTGTTCACATGGGGGTGGAATCAAAGAGGAACCTTAGGCCACCCACCAGAAACCAAAACTGAAAATACTCCTACCCAGGTTAAAGCTCTTGCAAATGTAAAGATTGTTCAG GCAGCAATTGGTGGATGGCACTGTTTGGCTGTTGACGATCAAGGCCGAGCTTATGCTTGGG GTGGAAACGAGTATGGTCAATGCGGTGAAGAACCTGAGAAAAAAGATGATAGTGGTAGGGCTTTAAGAAGGGATATCGTAATTCCTCAACGATGTGCTCCAAAGCTTAAAGTTCGCCAG GTTGCTGCTGGTGGCACTCACTCTGTTGTGCTTACACAAGAAGGCCACGTGTGGACATGGGGACAGCCATGGCCTCCTGGAGATAT TAAACAGATTTCGACTCCAGTTAGAGTACAAGGTCTTGAAAAGGTGAGGCTTATTGCAGTTGGCGCATTCCATAATTTGGCACTCCTAGAAGAAGGCGTGCTATGGGCTTGGGGTAACAATGAGTATGGACAACTGGGGACTGGCGATACACAACCAAGATCGCAACCTATTCCTGTTCAAGGGCTTTCCGATCTCACCTTG GTTGATATCGCGGCTGGTGGATGGCATTCTACGGCATTGACAGCTGAAGGAGAG GTGTATGGTTGGGGAAGAGGAGAACACGGGAGGCTTGGGTTCGGAGATGACAAGAGCAGTAAAATGGTGCCTCAGAGGGTTCAGCTTCTTGTCGGAGAGCACATAATCCAG GTTTCCTGTGGCGGCACCCACTCTGTTGCATTAACTCGCGATGGACGAATGTTCACT TTCGGGCGTGGAGACCATGGACGTCTTGGGTACGGGAGGAAAGTCACCACAGGTCATCCTATGGAAGTACCCATAAACCTTTCAAAGTCAAAGGATGTACCAAGtggcagtgatgatgatgatactcTAGGCCAAAGATGgtatgctaagtttgttgcttgtGGTGGGCGCCATACTCTAGCAATAGCTGTGCTGCAGCCTGATGAAGAACTAGCAGAAGAAGAAACTTAA
- the LOC113298407 gene encoding CTL-like protein DDB_G0274487, with protein sequence MTDFQGSSSSEIDSTTQHDGVRRINNVSQSTSPGLDTEPSRGWRDVFWSGIFTIHLIGLGFVLAVLGINRFQRADRLKIDLYTYRFIENQSHLTETYWPFYAVAGAVGTVLGWIWLLLLGSKAQQMMKVSVHILTTYLAVISIFCFWGGRIFWGIAFAIAASLQFLYVISVIDRLPFTMLVLRKAVKMVWSLPEVLTLTGVFMMVMLLWMVIWSFGAAGVVATSIGDGGRWWLLLVLSVSLFWTGAVLCNTVHVIVSGMVFLFLIHGGRESATMPPKPLVKSLRYAVTTSFGSICYGSLFTAAIRTLRWEIRGIRSKIGNNECLLCCVDFLFHIVETLVRFFNKYAYVQIAVHGKNFNSSARDAWELFQSTGVEALIAYDCSGAVLFMGTILGGLITGTCAGIWTWHKTSDRVFMVGCTAMLMGFILVGLAMAVVESAVTSIYICYAEDPSLIHRWDPEFFAQMSGITTTLTTQERTK encoded by the exons ATGACTGACTTTCAGGGTTCCTCTTCCTCTGAAATCGACTCCACCACTCAACAT GATGGTGTAAGAAGAATTAATAATGTCAGTCAATCAACTTCACCTGGGCTGGATACTGAACCTTCAAGAGGTTGGAGAGATGTTTTCTGGTCAGGAATTTTTACCATACATTTGATAGGATTAGGGTTTGTACTGGCAGTACTTGGAATTAATAGGTTTCAAAGGGCAGATAGACTTAAGATTGATCTGTATACTTACAGATTTATTGAGAATCAATCACATTTAACTGAAACTTATTGGCCATTTTATGCTGTTGCTGGTGCTGTTGGGACTGTTCTTGGATGGATTTGGTTGCTATTACTTGGTTCTAAAGCACAGCAAATGATGAAAGTTTCTGTACATATTTTGACTACTTATCTTGCTGTCATAAGCATATTCTGTTTTTGGGGAGGACGGATCTTTTGGGGTATTGCATTCGCAATTGCTGCTTCTCTCCAATTTCTATATGTAATTTCAGTTATCGACAG ACTTCCTTTTACTATGTTGGTGCTGCGGAAGGCTGTGAAAATGGTTTGGAGCCTTCCTGAAGTTTTGACATTAACTGGTGTATTTATGATGGTTATGCTTTTATGgatggtaatatggtcatttggtGCTGCTGGTGTTGTTGCTACAAGTATTGGTGACGGTGGACGCTGGTGGCTACTTCTG GTGCTTTCGGTGAGTTTATTCTGGACTGGTGCTGTCCTATGTAATACGGTACATGTAATAGTATCTGGAATGGTGTTTCTTTTTCTAATACATGGTGGCCGAGAATCAGCAACAATGCCTCCCAAACCATTGGTGAAATCTCTAAGGTATGCCGTGACAACATCATTTGGCAGCATCTGCTATGGATCGCTCTTTACGGCTGCTATCAGGACATTGCGATGGGAG ATCAGGGGAATTCGATCCAAGATTGGTAACAACGAGTGTTTGCTTTGCTGTGTTGATTTTCTGTTTCATATTGTAGAGACACTTGTTCGATTTTTCAACAAGTATGCATATGTCCAG ATAGCAGTTCACGGTAAAAACTTCAATTCTTCAGCAAGGGATGCGTGGGAGCTTTTTCAATCAACTGGTGTTGAAGCGCTTATTGCATACGACTGCTCAGGTGCAGTTCTATTTATGGGAACCATATTGGGTGGGCTAATTACTGGAACCTGTGCAGGAATTTGGACATGGCATAAAACTAGTGATAGAGTGTTTATGGTAGGGTGTACTGCTATGTTAATGGGTTTCATCTTG GTTGGACTGGCAATGGCAGTTGTAGAGAGTGCTGTTACATCTATATACATCTGCTATGCCGAAGATCCCTCTCTGATCCATAGATGGGATCCAGAATTCTTCGCCCAGATGTCAGGCATTACAACAACGCTTACAACACAGGAGCGCACGAAATAG
- the LOC113298409 gene encoding uncharacterized protein LOC113298409: MASQVTCNIHKVGPSATQDTLKSLRSLDEGKTSIITVRVTRKWEELDFMSTNDVTSIDMVIVDEQGEELHAVLPKNLIWKFDKLIREGCLYSMQKLHLTTAKPKFRPAHNEKRAFFWSTTSVSALDAYSVSIVPQKFCFTELEAIESNLQNIHLTDVVGFLKTVTNIQVLLRYGGQSSRMREITIENLRENHPIFDKCHQSLH; this comes from the exons ATGGCGTCACAGGTTACTTGCAATATTCATAAGGTTGGACCCTCAGCCACACAGGACACACTCAAGAGCTTACGATCgcttgacgaaggaaaaacaaGCATCATTACCGTCCGTGTTACCCGGAAATGGGAAGAGTTGGACTTCATGTCGACCAACGACGTTACCAGCATTGATATGGTTATTGTTGACGAGCAG GGGGAAGAATTACACGCTGTGTTACCCAAAAATCTTATTTGGAAGTTTGATAAGCTGATTCGGGAGGGGTGTCTGTACTCTATGCAGAAACTACACTTGACCACTGCTAAACCCAAGTTCCGTCCTGCACACAATGAGAAGCGGGCCTTCTTCTGGAGCACCACCTCCGTTTCTGCTTTGGATGCGTATTCCGTGTCCATTGTTCCCCAGAAATTCTGTTTCACTGAGCTTGAAGCCATAGAATCAAACCTCCAGAACATACATCTTACAG ATGTGGTTGGGTTCTTAAAAACTGTCACGAACATCCAGGTGCTTCTAAGGTACGGTGGGCAATCAAGCCGAATGCGCGAGATCACAATTGAAAATCTCAG GGAGAATCACCCTATCTTCGACAAATGCCACCAAAGTCTACACTGA